A genomic region of Paenibacillus sp. PL2-23 contains the following coding sequences:
- a CDS encoding response regulator produces MKALIIDDEKHVRDAIRLLVDWGRYGITSIHEAKDGQEGIALIQEHQPELIFTDMMMPNTDGAAVMEWSAKHAPASKLIVISGHDDFRLVRNAVTFGSIDYILKPIEPAQLNEAILRATEELRKEEQERSRSRSLAMELNRLKPMYVEQYFCSVLNEPGTPAAMPAELQRELGLDEPLRRLRAALVSLELSSPAVREKFAASGPDLMFFALTNIVNEVLSSRASGYAFRNWGKEQELVLVLWGEGESAPGPILEAVNAALRDTLRTRFVFGLSEAASFPQGAGGAYEQAKLALLRRNVLGPSSDYVLYEEAAVKRGAPLLSFHEYEEQIRFAVQGGSKDHIQRALGAWFEHIEKSGFISFEQLTLWQGHFELTKTLWEQRDGDGGDGGDAGNVAPAGEELTQQPLRIPVTAEGRFDYPAWKEAVYQQVKVVSDRILSKDKERGIIREIAKFLEQRAHEDITLQDVANHFYLSREYISRKFKQEMNENVSDYIAGIRMNRAKELLGNRALKISQVAEQVGFQDEKYFSKVFKKWTGCTPNDYRKGHYGE; encoded by the coding sequence ATGAAAGCTTTAATCATTGACGACGAGAAGCATGTCCGCGACGCCATCCGCCTGCTTGTGGACTGGGGGCGGTATGGCATTACGTCTATTCATGAAGCCAAGGACGGACAGGAGGGCATCGCGCTGATCCAGGAGCATCAGCCGGAGCTGATCTTCACCGATATGATGATGCCGAATACGGACGGCGCCGCCGTCATGGAATGGTCGGCGAAGCATGCCCCCGCCAGCAAGCTGATTGTCATTAGCGGCCATGACGACTTCCGGCTCGTCCGGAACGCGGTCACCTTCGGCTCCATCGACTATATTCTGAAGCCAATTGAGCCTGCGCAGCTGAATGAAGCTATTCTTAGAGCAACAGAGGAGCTGCGCAAGGAGGAGCAGGAGCGTTCGCGAAGCCGCTCCCTTGCTATGGAGCTGAACCGGCTGAAGCCGATGTACGTCGAGCAGTACTTCTGCTCCGTGCTGAACGAGCCGGGTACGCCAGCCGCGATGCCCGCCGAGCTGCAGCGCGAGCTGGGACTGGACGAGCCGCTGCGAAGGCTGCGCGCGGCGCTCGTCAGCCTGGAGCTGTCTTCGCCCGCGGTTCGCGAGAAGTTCGCCGCCTCAGGACCCGATCTAATGTTCTTCGCCCTGACGAACATCGTCAACGAAGTGCTGTCCTCGCGCGCCTCCGGCTACGCCTTCCGGAATTGGGGCAAGGAGCAGGAGCTGGTGCTGGTGCTGTGGGGCGAGGGCGAGTCGGCTCCAGGCCCCATCTTGGAGGCCGTCAACGCGGCCTTGCGCGATACGCTTAGAACGAGGTTCGTCTTCGGCTTGAGCGAAGCGGCAAGCTTCCCCCAAGGAGCAGGCGGCGCTTATGAGCAGGCGAAGCTCGCCCTGCTGCGGCGCAACGTGCTGGGCCCTTCCTCGGATTACGTCCTGTATGAGGAAGCAGCGGTGAAGCGCGGCGCTCCCCTGCTCTCGTTCCACGAGTACGAGGAGCAGATCCGCTTCGCCGTGCAGGGCGGCAGCAAGGATCATATCCAGCGCGCGCTGGGTGCATGGTTCGAGCATATCGAGAAGAGCGGCTTCATCTCGTTCGAGCAGCTGACGCTGTGGCAGGGGCACTTCGAGCTGACGAAGACGCTTTGGGAGCAGCGAGATGGCGATGGCGGCGACGGAGGCGATGCCGGGAATGTCGCTCCCGCCGGGGAGGAGCTGACGCAGCAGCCGCTTCGCATTCCCGTTACGGCCGAGGGGCGCTTCGACTATCCGGCCTGGAAGGAAGCGGTCTATCAGCAGGTGAAGGTTGTGTCCGACCGGATCTTAAGCAAGGACAAGGAGCGCGGCATTATCCGCGAAATTGCGAAGTTTCTGGAGCAGCGGGCGCATGAGGATATTACGCTGCAGGACGTGGCGAACCATTTTTACCTCAGCAGGGAGTATATCTCCAGGAAGTTCAAGCAGGAGATGAACGAGAACGTCTCCGACTATATCGCCGGCATTCGCATGAACCGGGCCAAGGAGCTGCTGGGCAACCGCGCGCTCAAGATTTCACAGGTCGCAGAGCAGGTTGGCTTTCAGGACGAGAAGTATTTCAGCAAGGTATTCAAGAAGTGGACCGGCTGCACGCCGAACGATTACCGCAAGGGGCACTACGGGGAGTAA
- a CDS encoding histidine kinase has translation MKLRKPFHTIRQKLMLLLLAATILPIAVSMMISYQATTRSLTEDAIASNTRLLSLGKANVTNYMNTINQKSLAVYNSMNTPRSLYYILEHGMEDEVIPNDLTDVIRNRNLLKDHLYNMYQSVSEFHKVRLYVVKQQTTYLLWKDDLKVGKHGTPVELTAAKAYLEPSHPSHNYGLSLNTGAEDETVFTLHRPIFRAPSEERLAELSIDIRLDVLRELNRELYDEGHEQFYIADVNGGLILSSNGDADSTVPSPELMKAVLGSGADSGYLDWRADEFDGMIFYERVSTSFMDWVLIKQTPYKHLYSSADRVARLNMAVGAAFLGIVVIATLAISIRMTKPLLQLIGYVNKIETGNLNVTIDVESSDEIGLLAKRFRSMMAKINHLIKTEYQLEIASKTNELKALQAQINPHFLYNALQSIGTVSLQNGDFKAYSLIASLGRMMRYQMNTAGGVVELSRELDYASAYLDLQKQRFDTALDVEWRIAEESRTVLVPKMILQPLLENFFKHGFMQSGEPTRLVVSSAVSLEPGSLVLEVSDNGAGVSDERLAELQQQLEQPLASLAARGASEEEGGIGLRNVLARLQLHHSPDAAMRLKRSEEGGFTVSLHIPMMPEEETTHESFNH, from the coding sequence ATGAAGTTAAGAAAGCCCTTTCATACCATCCGTCAGAAGCTGATGCTGCTGCTGCTCGCGGCTACCATTCTGCCCATCGCGGTATCGATGATGATCTCCTACCAGGCCACCACACGTTCCCTGACAGAGGATGCCATTGCAAGCAATACCCGCCTGCTGTCGCTGGGCAAAGCAAATGTGACCAATTACATGAACACCATTAATCAGAAATCGCTGGCCGTCTATAACTCTATGAATACGCCGCGGTCGCTCTACTATATTCTGGAGCATGGCATGGAGGACGAGGTGATCCCCAATGATCTCACCGACGTCATCCGCAACCGCAATCTGCTGAAGGATCATCTGTACAACATGTACCAGAGCGTCAGCGAATTCCACAAGGTCCGCCTGTACGTCGTGAAGCAGCAGACCACCTATCTGCTATGGAAGGACGACCTGAAGGTCGGCAAGCACGGCACCCCCGTGGAGCTCACGGCGGCGAAGGCTTACCTGGAGCCTTCCCATCCCAGCCATAACTACGGGCTGTCGCTGAACACAGGAGCGGAGGACGAGACGGTATTCACCCTCCATCGTCCCATCTTCAGGGCGCCAAGCGAGGAGCGGCTTGCCGAGCTGTCCATCGACATTCGGCTGGATGTGCTTCGGGAGCTGAACCGTGAGCTGTACGACGAGGGGCATGAGCAATTCTACATTGCCGACGTTAACGGCGGACTGATTCTATCCTCGAACGGGGATGCCGACTCCACTGTTCCCAGCCCCGAGCTGATGAAGGCTGTTCTTGGCTCGGGAGCTGACAGCGGTTATCTGGACTGGCGGGCAGACGAGTTCGACGGGATGATTTTCTACGAACGGGTAAGCACCTCCTTCATGGATTGGGTGCTCATCAAGCAGACGCCGTACAAGCATCTGTACAGCTCCGCAGACCGTGTAGCGCGGCTTAACATGGCTGTTGGCGCTGCCTTTCTTGGCATCGTGGTCATCGCCACGCTGGCCATCTCGATCCGTATGACGAAGCCGCTGCTCCAGCTGATCGGCTACGTCAACAAAATCGAGACCGGCAATCTGAACGTCACCATTGACGTGGAGAGCAGCGATGAGATCGGTCTGCTGGCCAAGCGGTTCCGCTCCATGATGGCGAAGATCAATCATCTGATCAAGACGGAATACCAGCTGGAGATTGCCAGCAAGACGAACGAGCTGAAGGCGCTGCAGGCCCAGATCAACCCCCACTTCCTGTACAACGCGCTGCAGTCCATCGGTACCGTGTCGCTGCAGAATGGCGATTTCAAGGCGTATTCGCTTATCGCCTCCCTCGGCCGCATGATGCGCTACCAGATGAATACGGCGGGCGGCGTCGTGGAGCTAAGCCGGGAGCTTGATTACGCCAGCGCGTATCTCGACCTGCAGAAGCAGCGCTTCGACACAGCGCTGGACGTGGAGTGGCGGATTGCGGAGGAGAGCCGGACCGTCCTTGTGCCCAAAATGATTCTTCAGCCCCTGCTTGAAAACTTCTTCAAGCATGGCTTCATGCAATCCGGAGAGCCGACGCGGCTGGTCGTCTCCAGTGCCGTCAGCTTAGAGCCGGGCAGCCTCGTGCTGGAGGTAAGCGACAACGGCGCCGGCGTAAGCGACGAACGGCTCGCGGAGCTCCAGCAGCAGCTGGAGCAGCCGCTCGCCTCCCTCGCCGCAAGAGGCGCTTCGGAGGAGGAAGGCGGCATCGGCCTGCGCAATGTGCTCGCTCGCCTGCAGCTCCACCACAGCCCCGATGCTGCCATGCGCCTGAAGCGATCAGAGGAGGGCGGGTTCACCGTCAGCCTTCATATTCCCATGATGCCGGAGGAGGAGACCACCCATGAAAGCTTTAATCATTGA